A stretch of the Sulfurospirillum sp. UCH001 genome encodes the following:
- a CDS encoding response regulator transcription factor, with product MKQTILIIEDEEDLLELLEYHLQKEGYETLGFLSTKNVEKCLQEEPIDLLIVDRNLPGVEGSEFVETLRKKGFSQAVIFVTAKDSDANIEEGFMRGCDDYVTKPYNMKELLLRIKAILARTSPVSKSTLSYRDLMLDLEAHRLQVESKEVELTKLEFDLLRTLIENKSSVLSREFLLEHVWKSDDFFQDKTVNVAINRLKAKIDPTKEKEYIKSIWGVGYTLC from the coding sequence ATGAAACAGACTATTTTGATTATTGAAGACGAAGAAGACTTACTGGAGCTTTTGGAGTACCATCTTCAAAAAGAAGGGTATGAGACTCTAGGCTTTTTAAGCACCAAAAACGTTGAAAAGTGTCTTCAAGAAGAGCCGATTGACCTTCTCATTGTTGACCGTAATCTCCCAGGAGTCGAAGGCAGTGAGTTTGTCGAAACATTGCGTAAAAAAGGCTTTTCGCAAGCGGTTATTTTTGTAACGGCAAAAGACAGCGACGCTAACATCGAAGAAGGTTTTATGCGAGGCTGTGATGACTACGTCACAAAACCTTACAATATGAAAGAGCTGCTTCTTCGTATCAAAGCTATTTTAGCACGCACCTCGCCTGTGAGCAAAAGCACCCTCTCTTACCGTGACCTTATGCTTGATCTTGAAGCACACCGTTTACAGGTTGAGTCAAAAGAAGTTGAACTCACGAAATTAGAGTTTGACCTACTTCGTACTTTGATCGAGAACAAAAGCTCCGTTTTGAGTCGTGAGTTTTTACTGGAACACGTCTGGAAAAGCGATGACTTTTTCCAAGACAAAACGGTCAATGTCGCTATCAATCGTCTCAAAGCTAAAATAGACCCAACCAAAGAGAAAGAGTACATCAAATCCATTTGGGGAGTAGGATACACCCTATGCTAA
- a CDS encoding cell wall metabolism sensor histidine kinase WalK encodes MLMLHQHIIRGLLILFIGTLLLSGIVSYFTIKSNDMERYQASLESHIKIIQYQLPQVKDREAFAKVIKESTGIRFTLINESGVVLVDSDKDNETMDNHARREEIIMAQKMEFAHAVRFSDSVKSNFLYVAHRFKQDDHFLFIRLATNIDTIMHNFYDLWIKLTIIFSLSILVGLYGAYIFSQKIRYEIDKIVGNLQQIADKEYKISLSSHFSLEFFEIANYLKKLAAKLEKRAKQKRKYTAKIKLISQQRSDVISAISHEFKNPIASIMGYAQTLLDDPNANPQIKERFLGKIVQNAQKISVMIDRLTLTTKFENGDFTTQNTTFDVVKMTQEIAQTFREKYHTRIIECTLPETYMITADRTMIEIVISNLIDNALKYSDETVRVLLENDALHVKDSGIGIKTDDIEKVTQKFYRSNSHSWDNSMGLGLALVNYILKLHNSTLEIQSSLGVGSDFSFKLPSN; translated from the coding sequence ATGCTAATGCTCCATCAGCACATCATTCGAGGACTGCTTATCCTTTTTATTGGCACGCTACTTCTCTCTGGCATTGTGAGTTATTTCACCATTAAAAGCAACGATATGGAGCGGTATCAAGCCTCACTAGAATCGCATATTAAAATTATCCAATACCAACTCCCCCAAGTCAAAGACCGTGAAGCGTTTGCCAAAGTCATCAAAGAGAGTACTGGCATACGTTTTACGTTAATTAACGAATCAGGTGTTGTTTTAGTCGATAGCGACAAAGACAATGAAACCATGGATAACCACGCAAGACGCGAAGAGATCATCATGGCGCAAAAGATGGAATTTGCTCATGCTGTTCGTTTTTCTGATTCGGTCAAAAGTAACTTTTTATACGTTGCACACCGCTTTAAACAGGACGATCATTTTCTTTTTATACGTCTTGCTACCAACATTGATACCATCATGCACAACTTTTATGACCTCTGGATTAAGCTTACCATCATCTTTAGCCTTAGTATTCTTGTTGGCCTTTATGGTGCGTATATTTTCAGTCAAAAGATTCGCTACGAGATCGATAAAATTGTAGGAAATCTACAGCAAATTGCAGACAAAGAGTATAAAATCTCCCTTTCTTCTCACTTTAGTTTGGAGTTTTTTGAGATAGCCAATTATCTTAAAAAATTGGCTGCTAAGCTTGAAAAACGCGCCAAGCAAAAGCGTAAATATACCGCTAAAATCAAACTCATTTCGCAACAACGTAGCGATGTTATCTCAGCGATTAGCCATGAGTTTAAAAACCCTATCGCTTCTATCATGGGATACGCGCAAACACTTTTGGATGATCCCAATGCAAACCCTCAAATCAAAGAGCGTTTTTTAGGAAAAATCGTTCAAAATGCACAGAAAATCTCTGTCATGATTGACCGCCTCACCTTAACCACAAAATTTGAAAATGGTGACTTTACAACCCAAAACACCACCTTTGATGTGGTCAAAATGACACAAGAGATAGCGCAGACATTTAGAGAAAAATACCACACGCGCATCATCGAGTGTACCCTTCCTGAAACGTATATGATTACAGCAGATCGTACAATGATCGAGATCGTCATCTCTAACCTAATCGATAATGCGCTGAAATACTCAGATGAAACGGTCCGTGTTCTTCTTGAGAATGATGCGTTGCATGTTAAAGACAGTGGTATTGGTATTAAAACAGACGATATTGAAAAGGTAACTCAAAAATTCTATCGTTCCAATTCACACTCATGGGACAACTCGATGGGACTGGGGCTTGCGCTTGTAAACTACATCTTGAAATTGCATAACAGTACGCTAGAGATACAAAGTAGCTTAGGTGTAGGATCTGATTTTTCATTTAAATTGCCTTCAAACTGA
- a CDS encoding acyl-CoA thioesterase — MYNMGEPRIKIVAMPKDTNPAGNIFGGWIMSQIDIAGSLAARDLNVGRVVTVAVNSMEFREAVKVGDVLSCYAKIIKVGTSSITTQVEVNAERSIEGAHRCLHVTSAVITYVNVTPEGKKTPIPYTENELLALGIERKQ, encoded by the coding sequence ATGTACAATATGGGTGAACCGCGCATTAAAATCGTGGCTATGCCAAAAGACACGAATCCTGCTGGCAATATTTTTGGTGGATGGATTATGTCACAAATCGACATCGCAGGAAGCCTTGCAGCACGAGATCTCAATGTAGGACGTGTGGTAACTGTCGCTGTCAATTCTATGGAATTTCGAGAAGCCGTCAAAGTCGGTGACGTGCTAAGCTGTTATGCAAAAATCATCAAAGTGGGTACAAGCTCCATTACGACACAAGTAGAAGTCAATGCAGAACGCTCTATTGAGGGTGCTCACCGCTGTTTACATGTCACCAGTGCGGTCATTACATACGTTAACGTAACGCCTGAGGGCAAAAAGACGCCTATTCCTTATACGGAAAATGAACTGCTTGCTCTTGGAATCGAACGAAAACAATAG
- a CDS encoding GDYXXLXY domain-containing protein — MKNIKQLLWALFGIVCFVQVGVIASQIISYERVLKEGEVFYFKVLPLDPYDPFRGRYVTLRFENAIKAPLGDGEKKEDQHKGYAILEHSEKGDSIKEIRLSKPQSGSFLEVDIRSFNYTATKQKEETSNLVYFSLPFDRFYMREDIAPKAEKVLRARSGVNVKAKLRVREGKGVIEDLMVEQTPLSQYVLTQ; from the coding sequence ATGAAAAATATCAAGCAACTTTTATGGGCGCTTTTTGGCATCGTCTGTTTTGTTCAAGTTGGTGTAATTGCTTCTCAGATCATAAGCTATGAGCGTGTTTTAAAAGAGGGTGAAGTCTTTTATTTCAAGGTGTTGCCACTGGATCCGTATGATCCTTTTCGTGGGCGTTATGTCACACTTCGTTTTGAAAATGCGATAAAAGCCCCTCTTGGGGATGGTGAAAAAAAAGAGGATCAGCATAAAGGCTATGCCATCTTAGAACACAGTGAAAAAGGTGATAGCATCAAAGAGATACGCCTTAGTAAACCGCAATCAGGAAGCTTCTTGGAAGTTGATATTCGTTCATTCAACTACACTGCTACCAAACAAAAAGAAGAGACTTCAAATCTTGTCTATTTTTCACTTCCGTTTGATCGTTTTTATATGAGAGAAGATATAGCTCCAAAAGCGGAGAAAGTACTTAGAGCTCGTAGTGGAGTGAATGTCAAAGCGAAGCTTAGAGTACGAGAAGGGAAAGGTGTCATTGAAGATTTGATGGTAGAACAGACACCTTTAAGTCAGTACGTCCTTACTCAGTAA
- a CDS encoding DUF2157 domain-containing protein, with protein sequence MSKENYQWLEKELPSWVKEGIVTHEGANTLLRRYEGEKSSHRSSGIAFSLLGFILVGLGIISILAYNWDELGHLERTLLALCLLVSSQIFSFWVKWYRADDNALLEGSGVFWFLMIGASLAIIGQTYHLGGNLNDLLSTWLLLSFALPWLLPSSGAAFLVIVLWSVVWVSNRSPFTTIIDLHTDSFLSPWLLMMIALSWVAYYGIQLKHKKMANTTLLLSWAVALCVFLLFIVEVVIETYEMRHLRNALICLALFFALYYMLGKLYLSHGEKTWQRPFERIGKLGALLLLLFHVSFKSYQWMIEKPLAESNLGSILSITLGVFFIGLLVMFVRTYKRIPSEALVVATPLIFTIYTLLQNQTATSHYAAMFFINFSLLLGASWMIFCGAKESKIGLINQGMILIALTIWIHFMDANFDLIAKGVAFIVTGMLFLVVNAFIRRRFKVEA encoded by the coding sequence ATGAGCAAAGAAAACTACCAGTGGCTTGAAAAAGAGCTTCCTTCTTGGGTGAAAGAGGGGATTGTGACGCATGAGGGAGCAAACACACTTTTACGCCGTTATGAAGGAGAGAAGTCTTCACATCGCTCTTCAGGTATAGCATTTAGCTTGCTTGGATTTATCCTCGTGGGACTTGGTATTATCTCCATTTTAGCGTATAACTGGGATGAATTGGGGCATCTAGAGCGTACACTTTTAGCCTTATGTCTTTTAGTGAGTTCTCAAATATTTTCTTTTTGGGTCAAATGGTACAGAGCTGATGATAATGCCCTATTGGAGGGCAGTGGTGTGTTTTGGTTTTTAATGATTGGTGCATCACTTGCTATCATTGGACAGACCTATCATTTGGGCGGAAATCTGAATGATTTATTAAGCACATGGCTTTTACTCTCTTTTGCCTTGCCTTGGCTACTTCCATCCTCAGGTGCAGCATTTTTAGTCATCGTGCTCTGGAGCGTTGTATGGGTCAGTAACCGAAGCCCCTTTACGACAATCATAGATCTGCATACAGACTCATTTCTAAGCCCATGGTTACTCATGATGATAGCGCTTTCATGGGTGGCGTATTATGGGATTCAACTCAAACATAAAAAAATGGCAAATACCACACTCTTGTTAAGTTGGGCGGTGGCGCTGTGTGTATTTCTTTTGTTTATCGTTGAAGTGGTAATTGAGACGTATGAAATGCGTCATTTACGCAATGCCCTTATCTGTTTAGCGCTCTTTTTTGCACTCTACTATATGCTAGGTAAGCTTTACCTCTCTCATGGTGAAAAAACCTGGCAACGACCATTTGAGCGTATTGGGAAACTGGGTGCTTTACTCTTGTTGCTGTTTCATGTTTCGTTTAAATCATACCAATGGATGATCGAAAAACCTCTCGCTGAATCAAATCTTGGCTCGATACTGAGTATAACGCTTGGAGTATTTTTTATAGGGCTTTTGGTCATGTTTGTGCGAACTTACAAACGCATTCCTTCGGAAGCTCTTGTTGTCGCAACTCCTTTGATTTTTACGATTTACACGCTTTTACAAAATCAAACGGCAACATCGCATTATGCAGCGATGTTCTTTATTAATTTTTCCTTACTCCTTGGTGCTTCTTGGATGATATTTTGCGGGGCAAAAGAGTCTAAAATAGGGCTTATCAATCAAGGTATGATTCTCATCGCACTGACGATTTGGATTCATTTTATGGATGCCAATTTTGATTTGATTGCCAAAGGAGTCGCATTTATTGTGACGGGTATGCTTTTTTTAGTGGTCAATGCCTTTATCAGACGTCGTTTCAAGGTAGAAGCATGA
- a CDS encoding helix-turn-helix domain-containing protein, producing MIKIDEKEFHCPVELTLDIINDKSKIFIVYILLGGQKRFKDICEAFPQITQKTVTQKLKELEASHIIERTVFAEVPPRVEYALSPIGRELEKVLGSMHAFGEAYAAKYGCKKEH from the coding sequence ATGATAAAAATAGATGAAAAAGAGTTTCACTGCCCTGTGGAACTGACATTAGATATTATTAATGACAAAAGCAAGATATTTATTGTGTATATATTGCTCGGTGGTCAAAAACGATTTAAAGATATCTGTGAAGCGTTTCCGCAGATAACACAAAAGACAGTAACGCAAAAGCTAAAAGAGCTCGAGGCATCGCATATTATAGAACGAACTGTTTTTGCGGAAGTGCCGCCACGCGTTGAGTATGCCCTAAGTCCTATAGGAAGAGAGCTTGAAAAAGTATTGGGTTCTATGCATGCCTTTGGTGAGGCGTATGCTGCAAAATACGGATGTAAAAAAGAGCATTAA
- a CDS encoding NAD(P)H-dependent oxidoreductase, producing MKKTLIIVAHPNIAESKVNKALLDSIKNEPNITVHDLYATYKTVEAIDVAKEQALLVEHERIIFQFPLYWYSSPAILKEWQDKVLGYGFAYGPEGSKIAGKESKIVVSTGSPEYAYQAGAYNNFTLSEYLRPLYSTIVFTGMEFKGIFAAYGAMKLTEESLKQDISHYQKILKSEDWDTSLLKFLAN from the coding sequence ATGAAAAAAACACTTATTATTGTAGCTCACCCTAATATCGCAGAATCAAAAGTCAATAAAGCGCTACTTGATAGCATCAAAAATGAACCTAACATCACCGTGCATGATCTTTACGCAACGTATAAAACCGTAGAAGCCATCGATGTTGCAAAAGAGCAAGCGCTCTTAGTAGAACATGAACGTATTATTTTTCAATTTCCACTCTATTGGTACAGTTCTCCTGCTATTTTAAAAGAGTGGCAAGATAAAGTTCTAGGATATGGATTTGCCTATGGACCAGAAGGCAGTAAAATCGCAGGTAAAGAGAGTAAAATCGTCGTAAGCACTGGCTCTCCCGAATATGCTTACCAAGCAGGTGCATACAATAATTTTACGCTCAGTGAATACCTACGACCACTGTATTCAACCATCGTCTTTACTGGTATGGAATTTAAAGGAATTTTTGCCGCATATGGCGCGATGAAGCTTACAGAAGAATCACTCAAACAAGATATTTCTCACTATCAAAAAATTCTCAAAAGCGAAGATTGGGATACCTCACTTTTAAAATTTTTAGCTAACTAA
- a CDS encoding ATP-binding protein: MSVKSSFLILTMLAFLLCIGFELANWSYQREEVNDMAKQNAEELVEGFKQLLSLKSDPFKKQALDYAAWNDLANFTEHKDPTWAKDNLDGSIIQFGINAFYIVDHTNRILFKEVDKPFLDELSIMFPLALLDASSPKVQHFYTKSSQNIAEFYVAPIHRIDENVTKDTPAKGFVIIAKHWDEPFLKELTSFGIAEAYLNLPNGNNNDYKITHEIPLLGIQGEKVGTLYLNLRNRMSEVLDNYGARGIQLSLLEILFLMSVLALLIAKFLSFPLRDITRALNTRSKEPLRKYLLKEDEYGAIATAVCESFDNKEELEYLNANLEKKVHEEVENSRLKDRMLFQQAKLAALGEMLNNIAHQWRQPLNTISVVISKIYLDSKTDKLTPQMLEDEIKKLRDLIQHMSATIDDFKDFFKPDKEKVVFPLYKSIEESIRITDGGIANKDIVFHVDCPSDIVMNSFKKELSHVLLVLINNAKDAIIQREVERGTITIKAYAQEYYIIIEVSDNGGGVPEEQLPHIFDPFFTTKEPTGGNGTGLYMSKQIIEQSMQGSISATNEHGGLVVTIVLPRNNEE, translated from the coding sequence ATGAGTGTGAAATCCTCTTTTTTAATCTTAACAATGCTGGCTTTTTTACTATGTATTGGCTTCGAGCTTGCTAATTGGTCGTATCAGCGTGAAGAAGTCAATGATATGGCGAAACAAAACGCTGAAGAGCTGGTAGAAGGTTTTAAGCAGCTTCTTTCTTTAAAGTCAGACCCTTTCAAAAAGCAAGCTCTTGATTATGCTGCGTGGAATGATCTTGCAAATTTTACGGAGCATAAAGATCCTACGTGGGCAAAAGATAACCTTGATGGTAGCATTATACAATTTGGTATTAATGCGTTTTACATTGTAGATCATACTAATCGCATTCTTTTTAAAGAGGTTGACAAACCTTTTTTAGATGAACTTTCCATCATGTTTCCTTTAGCCTTGCTTGATGCATCTAGCCCTAAAGTGCAGCATTTTTACACCAAATCCTCTCAAAATATTGCTGAATTTTATGTTGCACCTATCCATCGAATCGATGAAAATGTGACCAAAGACACACCTGCAAAAGGGTTTGTGATTATTGCGAAACATTGGGATGAACCTTTCCTAAAAGAGCTCACAAGTTTTGGTATTGCCGAAGCGTATTTGAACCTACCAAATGGCAATAACAACGATTATAAAATCACGCATGAAATTCCTTTACTGGGTATTCAAGGTGAAAAAGTAGGTACCTTATACTTAAATTTACGAAACCGTATGAGTGAAGTTTTAGACAATTATGGGGCAAGAGGCATTCAACTCTCTTTGTTAGAAATTCTTTTTTTAATGAGCGTCTTGGCACTTTTAATTGCTAAGTTTCTCTCTTTCCCTCTTCGCGACATTACACGAGCTCTTAACACGAGAAGTAAAGAGCCTTTGCGGAAATACCTGCTTAAAGAGGATGAATACGGAGCGATTGCCACTGCAGTATGTGAATCGTTCGATAATAAAGAAGAACTTGAGTATCTCAACGCAAATCTTGAAAAAAAGGTACATGAAGAAGTTGAAAACAGCAGACTCAAAGATAGAATGCTCTTTCAACAAGCCAAACTTGCTGCCCTTGGAGAGATGCTTAACAACATCGCCCATCAATGGCGTCAACCTCTCAATACCATTAGTGTGGTCATTAGCAAAATTTATTTAGACAGTAAAACAGATAAATTAACCCCTCAAATGTTGGAAGATGAGATTAAAAAACTGCGAGATCTCATTCAGCATATGTCTGCAACCATTGATGATTTTAAAGATTTCTTCAAACCCGATAAAGAGAAAGTCGTTTTCCCTCTGTACAAATCAATTGAAGAGAGTATTCGAATCACCGATGGTGGCATTGCCAACAAAGATATTGTTTTTCATGTCGATTGTCCGAGTGACATTGTCATGAATAGCTTTAAAAAAGAGCTATCACACGTACTTTTAGTATTGATTAATAACGCAAAAGATGCGATTATTCAACGAGAAGTAGAACGAGGTACAATTACGATTAAAGCGTATGCGCAAGAGTACTACATTATCATTGAGGTTTCCGATAATGGTGGAGGTGTTCCAGAAGAGCAGTTACCACACATCTTTGATCCATTTTTTACCACAAAAGAGCCAACGGGTGGGAATGGAACAGGACTGTATATGTCTAAACAGATTATTGAACAGAGTATGCAAGGCTCTATCAGTGCAACGAACGAACATGGTGGTTTGGTTGTAACAATCGTTTTACCACGCAACAATGAAGAATAA
- the queC gene encoding 7-cyano-7-deazaguanine synthase QueC — translation MSRALVVFSGGQDSTTCLGWAKNRFEYVESITFDYGQKHRVEIAQAEKIANILGIKNTLLSLDAFSQLNDSALIDSTQDIGAHHRTHTNLPASFVPNRNAIFFTLAHAFAQKQGINHIIIGVNQTDYSGYPDCREPFVKALELALNLGSEANITFHYPLMHLTKAETFELSDKEGVLELVLNESHTCYNGNHEEKHAWGYGCGECPACILRKAGWETYERDR, via the coding sequence ATGAGTCGTGCATTGGTTGTCTTTAGTGGAGGACAAGATAGTACAACATGCCTTGGCTGGGCGAAAAATCGTTTTGAGTATGTTGAGAGCATTACGTTTGATTATGGTCAAAAACACCGTGTTGAGATCGCGCAGGCTGAGAAGATTGCAAACATTTTAGGAATCAAAAACACCTTACTAAGCCTTGATGCTTTTTCGCAGCTCAATGACTCAGCGCTTATCGACAGTACACAAGATATTGGCGCGCACCATCGAACACACACCAATCTTCCTGCTTCATTTGTTCCAAATCGCAACGCGATCTTTTTTACCCTCGCACACGCGTTTGCTCAAAAACAAGGGATAAATCATATCATCATTGGTGTGAATCAGACAGATTATTCAGGGTATCCTGATTGTAGAGAGCCCTTTGTTAAGGCATTGGAACTGGCTCTCAATCTAGGAAGTGAAGCGAACATCACCTTTCACTACCCGTTGATGCATCTAACAAAAGCAGAAACATTTGAACTCTCAGATAAAGAGGGTGTTTTAGAGCTTGTACTCAACGAGTCACATACGTGCTATAATGGTAACCATGAAGAAAAGCATGCTTGGGGCTACGGTTGTGGCGAATGTCCAGCGTGTATTTTACGTAAAGCAGGATGGGAAACGTACGAAAGAGATAGGTAA
- a CDS encoding 7-carboxy-7-deazaguanine synthase QueE, with protein MLKVVEIFYSIQGEGTQVGVPSIFIRLHGCNLSCGFCDELLHKGEYESLSFDEVLERIRAYPSMHVIITGGEPSIYNLNGFIEFLQAYMYSVAVETNGYNFSNIANANWVTYSPKDWDKIEKHGYDEIKFVVGKNSPVEKILEFKSYKPIFIQPQNETDRPNQENVAFCVEFVKAHPQFILSVQLHKFLGVE; from the coding sequence ATGTTAAAAGTTGTCGAAATATTTTATTCCATTCAAGGTGAAGGCACTCAAGTAGGCGTTCCCTCCATTTTCATTCGTTTGCATGGCTGTAATCTCAGCTGTGGCTTTTGCGATGAATTACTGCACAAAGGTGAGTATGAAAGCTTGAGCTTTGATGAAGTCCTTGAGCGCATTAGAGCTTATCCTTCCATGCATGTTATTATCACAGGTGGAGAGCCTAGTATCTATAATCTCAATGGTTTTATCGAATTTTTACAAGCCTATATGTACTCTGTCGCTGTGGAGACGAATGGCTATAATTTTTCTAACATTGCCAATGCAAACTGGGTAACTTATAGCCCAAAAGATTGGGATAAGATAGAAAAACATGGGTATGATGAGATCAAATTTGTCGTTGGTAAAAACTCTCCTGTTGAAAAAATACTCGAATTTAAAAGTTATAAACCTATCTTCATTCAACCTCAAAACGAGACGGATCGTCCAAATCAAGAGAATGTCGCTTTTTGTGTGGAGTTTGTCAAAGCGCATCCACAATTTATCTTGAGTGTGCAGTTGCACAAATTTTTAGGAGTAGAGTAA
- a CDS encoding 6-carboxytetrahydropterin synthase: MIWQISKEFDFCYGHRVWSQQLDSEFSLTGCLACRHLHGHQGKVIVYLQSSELKDGMVTDFHHLNWFKLFLDNTLDHKFIIDIHDPLFATLLPHFTDKNNLIDNEAGYKIPDLNHVKNEPSHVIEMYEGYIIVDFVPTSENISTWLLGIIAKKMSRLGVEVSHVEFLETPKSRSIVYNKQ, translated from the coding sequence ATGATTTGGCAAATAAGTAAAGAGTTCGATTTTTGTTATGGACACCGTGTATGGTCACAACAGCTTGATAGTGAGTTTTCACTCACAGGTTGTTTAGCGTGCCGCCATTTGCACGGACACCAAGGCAAGGTGATCGTTTATCTACAAAGCTCAGAGCTGAAAGATGGCATGGTGACAGACTTTCATCATCTTAACTGGTTCAAACTCTTTTTAGACAACACTTTAGATCACAAATTTATCATCGATATTCATGACCCACTCTTTGCAACCTTGTTACCGCATTTTACAGACAAAAACAACCTCATCGACAATGAAGCAGGCTATAAAATACCTGACCTCAATCACGTTAAAAACGAACCAAGTCATGTTATTGAGATGTATGAAGGTTACATTATCGTTGATTTTGTACCAACCAGCGAAAATATCTCAACATGGTTACTTGGCATTATCGCGAAAAAAATGAGTCGCTTGGGAGTGGAAGTTTCACACGTAGAATTTTTAGAAACACCAAAAAGTAGAAGTATTGTTTACAATAAACAGTAG
- a CDS encoding dUTP diphosphatase has product MTSKDYLTQMFLLQQKLNDETNGIGWENGYTKNNRMINWKRCIYMECAELIDSFSWKHWKNINKDTDWDNVTVEIVDIWHFIMSLLLEDYKTNGKGDIDKLVLDVLDVQGFEAFTKEPLSPSSADPMELVNDIENIIHDTTGFEIDLFDELLREYFTLSRKCGINLKVLYKFYVAKNVLNQFRQDHGYKEGHYIKVWNGKEDNEVMLSFLQGESAPTVDALYKKLEKVYPKA; this is encoded by the coding sequence ATGACAAGCAAAGATTATTTAACACAAATGTTTTTACTCCAGCAAAAATTAAACGATGAAACCAATGGCATCGGCTGGGAAAATGGATATACCAAAAATAACCGCATGATTAACTGGAAGCGATGTATCTATATGGAGTGCGCGGAACTCATTGATAGTTTTAGTTGGAAACATTGGAAGAACATTAACAAAGATACCGATTGGGATAACGTAACCGTTGAGATTGTTGATATCTGGCATTTTATTATGAGTTTGTTATTGGAAGATTATAAAACCAATGGAAAAGGTGATATTGATAAGTTGGTTTTAGATGTACTGGATGTTCAAGGTTTTGAGGCGTTCACGAAAGAACCACTCTCTCCAAGTTCAGCAGATCCAATGGAGTTAGTAAACGATATTGAAAATATCATCCACGATACAACAGGGTTTGAAATAGACCTTTTTGATGAGCTATTACGCGAATATTTTACACTTTCACGTAAATGTGGCATTAACCTTAAAGTATTGTATAAATTCTATGTGGCAAAAAATGTTCTCAACCAATTCCGTCAGGATCATGGGTATAAAGAGGGACATTACATCAAAGTATGGAATGGGAAAGAAGATAACGAAGTGATGCTCTCTTTCTTACAAGGTGAGTCTGCTCCAACAGTAGATGCACTCTATAAAAAGCTCGAAAAAGTTTATCCAAAAGCTTAA
- a CDS encoding patatin-like phospholipase family protein, which produces MAGALKISLALSGGAARGAFHLGVIAALERNNVEIAAVSGTSIGAVIAVSVGSGVSAFDMFRLFKSKAFRKVFQFNYFKKGILRINEKATILKEIAPIDRLEQMKIPTFVTCVDLPSGEIVRFNEGETIKLAIASSALIPIFRPIVYENYTLIDGGFMDNLPVEPLLGLPYPLVSVNLFPLNTKPKSHLLSSLERAIYLSILASSKQQIEQSDLCISDSSLDDFGLFTFKQLEACFELGYRKGCESILTFMSQKSII; this is translated from the coding sequence ATGGCTGGGGCATTGAAGATCTCTTTAGCGCTCTCAGGAGGTGCAGCACGTGGTGCTTTTCATCTAGGCGTTATTGCAGCGTTAGAGCGTAACAATGTGGAAATAGCCGCCGTTTCAGGTACGAGCATTGGCGCAGTTATCGCGGTAAGTGTAGGCTCAGGGGTGAGTGCCTTTGATATGTTTCGCCTTTTTAAAAGCAAAGCCTTTCGTAAGGTGTTCCAGTTTAACTATTTTAAAAAAGGCATTCTTCGCATCAACGAAAAAGCAACCATTTTAAAAGAGATAGCACCGATTGATCGCTTAGAGCAGATGAAAATTCCTACGTTTGTAACCTGTGTGGATCTTCCAAGCGGTGAAATCGTACGTTTTAATGAGGGGGAGACGATAAAATTAGCGATAGCAAGTTCTGCGCTCATTCCTATTTTTAGACCGATTGTGTATGAAAATTACACATTGATTGATGGTGGCTTTATGGACAATTTACCCGTAGAACCTCTTTTAGGGCTTCCATACCCGTTAGTGAGTGTCAATCTTTTCCCACTCAATACCAAACCTAAAAGTCATCTTCTCTCCAGTCTTGAGCGAGCAATTTATCTCTCTATACTCGCTTCTTCGAAGCAGCAGATCGAACAAAGCGATTTGTGTATTAGCGATTCTTCGTTAGATGATTTTGGATTGTTTACTTTTAAACAACTCGAGGCATGTTTTGAACTAGGTTATCGCAAAGGGTGCGAGTCCATTTTGACATTTATGTCACAAAAAAGTATAATCTAG